The Catenuloplanes niger genome includes a window with the following:
- a CDS encoding helix-turn-helix domain-containing protein: MGRTVEVDEEWRARLRDLRQARGLSQRDLGRRALSSKTQISDFETGKACPTEETVKLLDDALGAAGELVRLAQTITIPRRQAVQLGLAAMAGGLASSASPHRTGRVGSASVDRLQRRAARLRRLDDLVGGADTYRVYLGEVAATEALLADGSYSDDVGRQLLCLLAEQAQQAGWAAFDAGWQPEAERLYRLSLAAAEQARNTARTAAEKVPAAALAGNALALLAYQLLALRRPASELAIEACRTAGDDVPASVRALLNERCAWALAMAGRGDAAAGHMDIATAAAVAHGPGEPDWSAWVDATEVEIMRGRVWSVLQRPIRAIRALEDALEGMPETHARDKALYTSWLADAYVDAGEPEKAVELAIDALDLADGVASVRPWERIEAVSDRLPAELQAGHDLRERLAATRPAVPSLPAGATRDTPALPGPAEWR; this comes from the coding sequence GTGGGGCGGACGGTCGAAGTCGACGAGGAATGGCGCGCCCGCCTGCGTGATCTACGTCAGGCGCGCGGACTCTCTCAGCGTGACCTCGGCCGGCGAGCGCTCAGCTCGAAGACGCAGATCAGCGACTTCGAGACGGGCAAGGCGTGCCCGACGGAGGAGACCGTGAAGCTGCTGGACGACGCGCTCGGCGCGGCGGGTGAGCTGGTGAGGCTGGCGCAGACCATCACCATCCCGCGCCGCCAGGCGGTACAGCTCGGCCTAGCCGCGATGGCCGGCGGCCTTGCCAGCAGCGCATCGCCGCACCGCACCGGCCGCGTGGGATCCGCCAGCGTCGACCGGCTGCAGCGGCGCGCGGCGAGGCTGCGGCGGCTGGACGACCTGGTGGGCGGTGCTGACACGTATCGGGTGTACCTCGGCGAGGTGGCCGCGACCGAGGCGCTGCTGGCCGACGGCAGTTACTCCGATGACGTCGGGCGGCAGCTGCTGTGCCTACTGGCTGAGCAGGCACAGCAGGCGGGCTGGGCCGCCTTCGATGCTGGCTGGCAGCCGGAGGCGGAGAGGCTCTACCGCCTCAGCCTCGCCGCCGCAGAGCAGGCACGGAACACCGCGCGCACGGCCGCCGAGAAGGTGCCCGCCGCCGCGCTCGCGGGCAACGCGCTGGCGCTGCTGGCCTACCAGCTGCTGGCGCTGCGGCGGCCGGCGAGCGAGCTGGCGATCGAGGCGTGCCGGACGGCGGGCGACGACGTTCCGGCCAGCGTCCGGGCGCTGCTGAACGAGCGGTGTGCATGGGCGCTGGCGATGGCCGGCCGTGGCGATGCCGCCGCGGGACACATGGACATCGCCACCGCCGCGGCCGTGGCGCACGGTCCGGGTGAGCCGGATTGGTCGGCGTGGGTGGACGCGACCGAGGTGGAGATCATGCGCGGCCGCGTCTGGTCGGTGCTGCAGCGGCCGATCCGCGCGATCCGCGCATTGGAGGACGCGCTCGAAGGGATGCCGGAGACCCACGCCCGCGACAAGGCGCTCTACACCTCATGGCTGGCGGACGCCTACGTCGACGCCGGCGAGCCGGAGAAAGCGGTCGAGCTCGCCATAGACGCGCTCGACCTCGCGGATGGCGTCGCGTCCGTTCGCCCGTGGGAGCGAATCGAGGCGGTCTCAGACCGGCTCCCGGCAGAGCTACAGGCGGGACATGACCTGCGCGAGCGCCTCGCTGCAACTAGGCCTGCGGTGCCGTCGTTGCCCGCTGGAGCCACGCGAGATACGCCGGCGTTGCCCGGACCAGCGGAATGGCGATGA
- the cutA gene encoding divalent-cation tolerance protein CutA, giving the protein MTDALLVATAVPSHDDAVAIARAAIEASLAGSAQIVGPVESVFRHLGEVGTGEEWQVLLRTTDASYAALEAHLVEAHPWDNPEVIAIPLVRATPAYLAWLQRATTAPQA; this is encoded by the coding sequence ATGACCGACGCGCTGCTCGTGGCCACTGCCGTTCCCTCGCATGATGACGCCGTCGCGATCGCCCGAGCTGCGATCGAGGCGTCCCTCGCCGGGTCGGCACAGATCGTCGGACCGGTCGAGTCGGTGTTCCGGCACCTCGGCGAGGTGGGTACGGGCGAGGAGTGGCAGGTGCTTCTGCGCACCACCGATGCCAGCTACGCGGCCCTGGAGGCCCACCTGGTCGAGGCGCACCCGTGGGACAACCCCGAGGTCATCGCCATTCCGCTGGTCCGGGCAACGCCGGCGTATCTCGCGTGGCTCCAGCGGGCAACGACGGCACCGCAGGCCTAG
- a CDS encoding flavin reductase, which produces MTRGWTTYATVLAPPHDPLRPSWLCAQDGQAWPCDVARAQLAAEHGDALAAVLAEQLVLAAREMPNARPADLHKRFVAWT; this is translated from the coding sequence GTGACTCGCGGCTGGACAACGTACGCCACCGTGCTGGCGCCGCCGCACGACCCGCTGCGGCCGAGCTGGCTCTGCGCGCAGGACGGGCAGGCGTGGCCGTGCGACGTTGCCCGCGCGCAGCTTGCCGCTGAGCACGGGGATGCTCTTGCCGCGGTGCTCGCCGAGCAGCTGGTACTCGCGGCGCGGGAGATGCCGAATGCGCGCCCGGCCGACCTCCACAAGCGCTTCGTGGCGTGGACGTGA
- a CDS encoding DUF397 domain-containing protein has protein sequence MLHTQDASTIVGWQKGRRCDNSGPNCVEVASVPTGVAMRNSAAPTGPALQFTPEEWNTFLASAKDGDFDHLTTA, from the coding sequence ATGCTGCACACCCAGGACGCCAGCACGATCGTCGGCTGGCAGAAGGGCCGGCGCTGCGACAACAGCGGCCCGAACTGCGTCGAGGTCGCATCGGTGCCGACCGGGGTGGCGATGCGCAACAGCGCCGCGCCGACCGGCCCGGCGCTGCAGTTCACGCCGGAGGAGTGGAACACGTTCCTCGCCAGCGCGAAGGACGGCGACTTCGACCACCTCACGACCGCCTGA